In Lycium barbarum isolate Lr01 chromosome 9, ASM1917538v2, whole genome shotgun sequence, the DNA window TGCTATCGGGTGGGCCGTGGGCTGAACGGGTGGATTGGGCCCTGACAGAAAGTGCAAAGTGtatggagaaatcccatggtccaaaaaatcataagaagttggggttggtTTGTATAAGTttgagaagggaaattgagtttcctcaaagatgacatgccttgatattatgattttgttgcttgataaatcataacatttatatcccCTATGGTTCAACGGATatcccaaaaatacacacggggtggaCCTTGCTTGCAACTTATTaatagttgtagatgggaaaagAGAATAGCATAGACATccaaaaacccggagatgagaataggagggggttcgttgatagagaatttgcgttggtgatttatacccaaggactttggtgggaagtacattaaggagatatgtggccatttggagagcatgatgcccAAAAGAAGGGGGCATGAAGGAGTGGGcaagaagagtgcgcactatgttgttaatggatttaatttttctttccgccttaccgttttgaggagaggtatgAAGGCAAGAAAATCTGAAATTCAAACCATTGGAGGTGCAAAAAGATTGAAAAAGCCCATTATcgaactcccgcccattatcacattgaatgttttttatgtctctttcgaattgagttcgtattaatgccttaaaagatagaaaaatagaataaacttgggacttgttagagatcggaaaagtccaaagaaaattactataatcatcaagaaagaaaacataatagcggtgcccattagaactcaaaacaggagatgtccataaatcactatgaacgatatcaaatggcatagtagtaaatgacaatgaattATGAAATGGCAATTTAACgtgtttccccaaaggacaagaggtacaaaaagaagttcgggccTTATTACATTGAATTAAAGCATTACTACGAAGggaactaaggatagcatttcccggatgCCCAAGGCGAGAATGCCATAAGCTAGGTGCTGCGGCAATGAAGGTTGATGGCGAAGTGGTCCGTTTTGTGGCagtgataggatacaattccccggtgctctcaTATTTCATTAGGCAgctccccgtcggtaaatccttcacagaaaacccaagaggatcaaactcaacagaaacattattgtccttagtgaatttacgtacggaaataaggtttttgatgagttttggagcatgtaAGACATTTTGGAGATGTAATGGGGGATTAGGTGGGGTTAGAGATGTATGACCATAGCCacgaattggaatagtgctaccattaccaaaGACAATTCCAGAATtcttgctcaaattaaaataagacatGAGAGTACCTGTgttggcagtcatgtgggaagtcgctccggtgtccatgtaccaattatcatctGGTTGATGCATAGACAAAGTGTGCATGGCGGCCTCTACGTCTATTGGAGTATACCCAGAATAGGATGGACCATGCATAGAATAGGCCTGCTGAGATGGGCGTGGACCTGCACCGAGAATTCCATTGGGCCTTAGAGTCGAGAGACGCTGCTGCCATGGCCTTGTCGGATACGGACAAGGGGGCAGTGCCCACTGCTGCGGTGGCCAGGCAGGCCAGTAGTAGCCCCCTGCTGGTGGCTGGGCTGTCAGCGATTGGTGGTGGCTGGTTTGTCCGCCACTGCCGCGGCCAGATTTCCTGCGGTTGTTGGTGCTGTTATTTCCCTTTCCCTTGTTCTTGTTGTaattcctgccacgattattatcacgaTTGTGATAATTACGGTTGGTTGAATTATTGCTGCCTCCAGGTGGCAGTGGGGGAGCATCATTATCGGCAATGAGGGCCGCGGGACCAGAATCGCGGGCTCGTTCCTTGGCAACggcgtcttcgagcttgagtctggaaCACAGTttagagaaagagggcagcacgTCCTTTTGTTGGATGGTtgtgacaaagtgtgcatatgttTCCGGCAAGCCCGCAAGGAGGCGTAAAACCAGACGTTGGTCGTTCACCGGCGGCCCCACGTTGTCAAGCTGATCGGCGAGGGACTTCAGCTTATTATAATAAGCCATAACCGATCCGAAGTCGGacatttttgtggtggtgaattttgtttcaaggtacgctgcccttgagttcttgttatctTGGAAAATCTGAGCAACTCGGTTCCAAGCTTTCTccgcaacatcatccgccacgagaatagaggtaagaatagCATGGGATACGGTGGCATCTATCCATTGGAGGACCACCGCATCGagccgtttccagagcggaagaTCGGCCGCCTTCGTTGCGTTGTATGCGATGAGTTCggtggtgtcagttggtggtatgatatgcccaagtacggagtggacgcgGGCTAGAACCTTGAAGagtgtcgcccattcgtgataatggtTGGTTTCCATGTCAAGGGTGATTGGTATTAAGGATTTCACATTCGTGACAGTCAAAGCAGAATGGAAATTtttgtcagccattgaagagaggTGAGGGAGGAAGAAGGCGACGGCTAGCTTTAGGAAGAAGGCGACGGCTAGCTTTAGGAAGAAGGTGACAGCTAGGTTTAGGAGGTGAGGAAGGAAacctaatctgataccatgtaggaaatcaatctgtAACCTGTATTGATATATGATAGTcaatatatacaaagtaggtatctaactgtcagcataatactaggctaaattataggacctaattagctatacataaggaagagatcacgcctaatatacatttgctaattatgaaaagattatGCTAATATTTACATTGACTATTTCATAGTCTATCAAGAACACCGGCAttaaatttatatataatattgtATTTTGATAATTTTATTTGATGTATATATTGTTGAATCTTCCATATTCTTCTATCGCGTCATTGTGATGTAAAGAAATATCTCATATTTCGATAAGATTTGGACCTAATATCTCTATAACGAAAGGTGTCGATAAGGGAAGATTCAACAGATTAAGGTGAAGGTGCTTAGGAAAAAAGGTTATAAGCTTGACATAATGTTTAACCTAAAGTTGAGGTGTATAAAGCAAAAGGCATTATATTCCATTCACGTAGAATTCACATAAAAGTCACATTCTAAGAAGTGTATTTGGAATCTCATCTGAGTGTAGAATTATTTCGTACGTACCAGTAAGTGGTAATAAATAGTCTTACAGCATGTCAATTGGTCAAAAGACGTAGTCAATTAAATCCCTTGTCGAAAAATTATACTGtgtatttttttatatatgtatatcatcaaCACTAGAAGACCTTCTAACATAGACAATTAAGGATGTACAAAGAATTTCTTAAGTCATGGGTTGAAATCCTAATCGTAAGATTTTAGCATTTTTTTGAATCGTTTTTGGTTTCTAGTCCTTCCTCGGCCCCTACTTTTTAAGTAATATTATAATATAACGTTGTCAAGATATAAAAGTTAACCATATTGTATTACAAGTAGGCATAGAATCTtttgacaattttttttatatgaagGGATAAGTAGATTCATTATCATGCTTCATGCAATGTAAAGTCTCCACAAGTTGAATTGCTGTAAAAAGAAATAAAGTAGATTCACTTATCATGTAATGTAAAAGGTCACCACTAGTTGACTGCTTTTGGCGAAAAAATAGGCCCCTGGGccatgaaaaatatttcattaatTATCAACAACTGTTTATTTAGCATTTTGGTATGCTGAAAAACTACTCAAGTATTTAATTTCAGATGAAATAATAAATTTCATtcataaaatttcaattttttttccaagtaAAATTCATGTCTAAACAAATTCTCTCTTTtaaattcaacttcaaatacttttttttttagtttcaaccTAATATTGTCCAAACACATACTAAATTATAACCTTCCTCTTGCATGAGGAATCAGATATCAAAGGATTTGATCTAATAGAAGAGGACATTGCTTAACTGGCTTAGCTATCAAGGTTTTGAATGCCACTGTATGAATCCCTCTTTTTATAAAATTCTTATCTCATGGATAAAACTTATATGGTCAACTTTAAGgttgaaaaaaaatataatacaaaAAGGGATAGCAACATTATGATTCGACTTCCATTAGCAGTAATATCTATGATTATCCTCACGTTCTGTGTTTATTATTCCAAAAAAGGACAATACCTAAATTTAGTCATTAATTTGACTTCTCATAAAACCAAAAGCTTAAGTGGAGGTGTTCATATCATTATTAGTAATTTACTACTACTAGTAGTTATAAGATAAAATATTTATCTCCCATTTGATGATATAAAAAAGAGGGCACATGCATATCACAACCATGCGTACCGTTGGAcctatcattaaaaaaaaatcgagAAGTTTGTTTAATATATCTTGAGTAAAATAATTTTCAGCGCCAAAAGGTGAGTAGTGAACTGTCCCAATAAAACTAGGGAATTCAAGGACAAAAAAAACATCATATTCCCATTTCCATTTGATTGTATTGTCAGTTTCTCACCATATAAAACCATACAACACACCTTGAACAATATTCTTAATTTTCTCCTTTCTTTTTAATTATTCGGTATAACATAGACTTTGATGGTGAATTAAGTAGGTTCTATTTTTATAAGTTCCTATGTAAAACAGAAAGTAAAATTCAGGTTCGTGCCAGAATTTATACTTCAATATCTAAATCAGTAAACCAATTGACCATAAGGAGAGAATCTGGAaaagagtggaagtgggaaaagGATCATTTCTTGTGTGTTATCATGCATTGTTACCTCCTTACTTATGATGTCTTTGTGACTATTTAGAGTAAACCATACTTAGTCCATAAAATGACTTTTCAATTAGTCAGTAAGTAATTATGGACAGGGGTGGAGGGAGGAAGGCGGAAAATTACATGTATGTATacatagtagacgttgaacccccaTTTGAtttcttcgtgtgtttactttttcatatttgaaCGACCGCTTATTGAAAATCCTGACTTCACCACTGATTATGGATCACAAACCTCCATAGTTAACCAAAAGTTTAGAGTTCGAAATATGGAAGTGAAATCGCTTTGGTAGAGAGCGTTCTAATTAACTCCCAAATAACTTATTCCAAGTTGACAAATAACAAATTAATGTATTTATCAAACTTTTATATCACCTTTCACGAGTAATGGCTAAAATAGCTTACATATGATTTCATAATTCTTATTTGCTAGTATAAAATAAAGGTACCTACTTTATCACCGTCCACAGTATCCCAAAAAGactttttaaaagaaaaacttaaagtaggaagaaaaaaagagaagaaaatcaaaaatacaaaataggaaaaagaagaaattAACACTAGGGGTGGTCTTGACTTTGGTTTTGGTTCAACTTTTACAAaaacattttttgaaaaaaaaagctttattttgattattcttctttctttgttgGGAAAAACATGTTGATCTGACTTTCAGAAATTAAAATTTGCTTCTCAAGCCAAAAGGCTTTgattctttaattaaaaaaaaaacagtactTTAAACCCACTTTCAACCATTGGGACATACAATGTGACACTTCTTTTCGTCAAATCAATCATTTGCTCTATCATTGCTATATTCCCGTTTAGCTCTATCAAAAAGCTTTATTTTGATTATTCTTCTTTCATTATATAAGCTCAGAAACCATTACCACCCAAAGCCTCATAGAAGAACATTTCTTTCTCCAAACAACACATTGTCAATTTGCCGCATTTCAATTCATAAGGTACTTCCCTCCGTACCCATTTTGCCATAGCCACAAAATTTTACTGTCATCCCGACTTAATTGAGATTGAAGCATAGTTATTACAATTATTATCTTATTATGATCGGTATGATGAACTCTTCTGCACTAATGTGCAAACAAGCATGGCCAAATTTGCTAAACTTGCGAAATTTGCCTCAGAAGGACAAGGTTGTGGTGGTCATGGGAGTCACTGGTGCCGGAAAAACAAAACTCTCCATCGACTTAGCCACTCAATTCAGAGGAGAAATCATAAATTCTGACAAAATACAAGTGTACAAAGGCCTCGATATTGCTACGAACAAAATCACACAAGAAGAACGTTGCGGTGTACCTCATCATCTCCTAGGTGTAATTGATCCTTACAAAGAATTCACCACAAAAAATTTCTGCAACATGGCTTCATTATCCGTTAGCTCTATAACTGACCGCGGTAAACTTCCCATCATCGTTGGAGGATCGAATTCATTCATCGAGGCACTTGTCCACGACAATTCTTATCATTTTAGTACGAGGTACGATTGTTGTTTCCTATGGGTCGACGTGTCAATGAACATACTAAATTCGTTTCTATACGAACGAGTGGACAAAATGGTCGATCAAGGAATGATTAAAGAGGTAAGAAACATGTTTAATCCAAAAAGCAAAGATTACACCAAAGGCATACGTAAAGCAATTGGTGTCCCAGAATTTGACAGTTATTTTCGAGCTGAACTGTCAAATTCCGTGGACATAGAGACACGTGAGAGACTTCTAAAGGATGCTATCAATGAAGTGAAGATCAATAACTGTATACTAGCTAGTAAACAGTTAGAGAAAATTAAAAGATTGATTAACGTTAAGGGATGGAAAGTGCATCGATTAGATGCAACGGAAGTATTCACAAAAAAGAGgaaagaagaggaagaaaaagCTGAGGAAATATGGAAGAATATAGTGATGGGACAGAGCACAAAGATTGTGGGTAAATTTTTATGCGAAGATAATAGGAAATCAATGGTTTATACAAGTGATGGGACAGCAAGTTGTGCATTAATCTGAAGACTTTTTTTTTGGTACCTTAGTTGAGCGTGTGATTCGCCAGTTTTGGAGAtaacattcatatatatatccaCCAACAGCTAGCTTTAGCATCAtatagtttatttttatttttcactgATCACTATTGTAACTACATAAAGACTGTAACCCTTTTGCTATGGAACATCAAATAATAATTGACAGAGAGATCTTAtacaatactccctccgtctcagtttatgtggcacttttcgttTCCCAATAGACAATTTGACTGATTTTTGAAGATAAATTAAATTAGATTAACTAAATATTTTAGTATTAAAGTTTTGATATTAAAAAACAATATTCTTCTcatgttaatatgatgaaaaaatacattttaaaatattggtcaaagtttACATTGTTTGAATCTCGAAAACCGAAAAGTGCTACAGAAATTGAGGCAGAAGGAGTAAAAATTTATGAATGTTGAGGAATGTTTGCTAGTTCTTTGTGTTTAAGAAATAATTACTACTCCttgtgtttcaatttatgtgtgaTTTGAAACGAAGTTTAAAAATGAAAACAAgaattttgaattttgtgatcttAAACGGTATGTGTATAATATATCAAAGTAccatttgaatcttgtggtcatAAATATGACATGGAAGGTAGTGCTATTAAGGGCAACATGAGAATGTTGAAATTAAAGGTATTTTTATATTCTTCTAAATATAATAATGTGAATCTTTTTTAAAGTGACAAAATGAAAAGTATGACATATAAATTGAAATGAATGGAGTACTATAATTAAAGTGGTGCTTATAGTGGAGAATCTTTCGTGGGGAAAGAAAAAGACTTGGCGAAGTTCTACATCATGCAGCATGTTCATCCTTTCCTATTTTTTGGGTTGAATTTCTTGAAGTATATCTTAATTGTTATAGCGAAGGACGAATCGTATATAATTCTTCTAAGTTAAGAAGTTCAAGGACAGTTCATGATTATTTCCTGTTCTTAGGTACACACAAACaaaggggtgggcgttcggttcttcggttcggttttttcggtttcggttttttgaaagtggataccgaacaccgcaccgaattaattcggttcggttcgattttttgaagttcggtttcgatttttctaATTCGGTTTTCTACTTGTTGGAGACTGGGATACTTGATTGATTGGTCATAGCATACAAATACTATATACAATTGTTTCATGTTTTGAGATGTCACGAAACAGGAAAAATAAGTAGCAGATAGCAGCAGCCAAGGAAAAATAGCAACAGCCAAGTTCAGTAGCAGGAAAAATAGCAGCAgccaatttaattcaactaaGATTGGCTCAGTTCAGTAGCAGGACACCTTCAGTAACTAATCATGTAATGCAACAATGAAACTTTACTAAATCCAACTGATGGCTACACAAACATGGCATTTGGTcaccaaaagaaagaagaaaaaggagaTCAGAGCCTCAGCCTCCTACTTCAAATCACAACAATTTCACATAGCAAAATATAGTGTTGCCTTTCTGGGTGCTTATCAGTAGCAGCCAAATTGGCACAAAAATCAGTAGTAGCAGCCTGTGTCATTCACTCTTGAATTATATTTAAGTATCATACCACATGTCAAGCACCTTAATTTACGCGCTTCTTCATTGTTTTGAACTACCGCAAAATTACAAGAACAGAtgttatcttcttcttttctttacaATTCTAAAGATACCCACTgataatttaagaaaatttaaCACCCATAATAAAGATTTAAACTTTACTGAATaggaaaagaatttaaaacaaatcCAACCCAATACTCACAAATTCAGTGATTCTTTATCCAAAACTAGCTAGGGTTCGGTGAAAAAAGAAATTAAGGTTCAAACTTATGAAAAGGAAGAACAATCAATGAATCAAACAAAGAAATTATAAGGAGAAAATGAAATTACCTGAGGAGTCCCGCCTCCGTTGGACAGAGCAGTCAACAGTGACGAATGAGGACTGAGGAGTGATGAGTGACGAGTGACGAGTCGGACTGTTAGGTTAGGCGTGAGGAGGAGAGGAGATGAGAGGAGGAGGCGTtagggttgaatcatgaatggtTGATCTGTTGACTGTTGGAGACGAGTTGGACTTGGAATTGGATAGATAGCTGGTGTTAGGTTAggcctggtaaatggtaataCTAATTTGGGTCAGCATCCTTGGGCTTGGATAGTTCACAAAGTGGGCCTAAGAAAGACACAAAGTGGAGTGGGCTAGCAGCTAAGTGATCTGAAAGTGAAGGGAGTAAaaattatttattaaattttcggtttaaccgaataCCGAAGAACTGGTGAACCGAAACCGAATACCGAACAGAACAtcgaattttttatttaaaaaaacggaaaccgaaccgaaccgaaccgaaaaaccgaactaattcggttcagtccggtttttcggttttcggtgtttatgcccacccctacaCAAACAAGCAGTACAGTTATTCTAAGTCATGTACAAATCAATTTTTTCGTTAAATTACTACAAATGTTGGGGGTTGGGCAGAGTTTAGTAGTACCAAATTATTTTTATAACCTATATATTTCATAGAAAGTGGAGGTAATTAGAAATAAAATGAtaagagaaataaaagaaaagaagaaaaaattcgGTGGGGTTACTGCCGTTGGTGATGAGCTATGCATGTAGTCATGTACCATAGTCTTCTTTGGTATTATTAAATTAAAAAGAAGTGAGCAGTAAAAAGATTCATAAAATTATAATGTGTACCGTGTACACACATAGCCACACATATGAGGTAGCTTTCATTTTCAATTTGTTACATCAAAAGGGATAAGATTCATCGCATCTTAGTTAGTTGGATGGAATT includes these proteins:
- the LOC132611039 gene encoding adenylate isopentenyltransferase 3, chloroplastic, whose amino-acid sequence is MIGMMNSSALMCKQAWPNLLNLRNLPQKDKVVVVMGVTGAGKTKLSIDLATQFRGEIINSDKIQVYKGLDIATNKITQEERCGVPHHLLGVIDPYKEFTTKNFCNMASLSVSSITDRGKLPIIVGGSNSFIEALVHDNSYHFSTRYDCCFLWVDVSMNILNSFLYERVDKMVDQGMIKEVRNMFNPKSKDYTKGIRKAIGVPEFDSYFRAELSNSVDIETRERLLKDAINEVKINNCILASKQLEKIKRLINVKGWKVHRLDATEVFTKKRKEEEEKAEEIWKNIVMGQSTKIVGKFLCEDNRKSMVYTSDGTASCALI